The sequence tatttttttcttttaaaaatatgtaGAAACAGGTTATGCAGTTGTACCAATCGTTGTGCTGCATTTCTTCCAAATTCATCTCCACTTTCAATTACATCACGAAGAGCATCTGGAAGAACCTTCCAAAATTCACCAACAAATTCCGAACCTTTTCGCCTACTGTTCTGTAAAATATCATTAGCAAGATACAAGAAAGCCAATCTCTGGTCGCGTGGAGCAGAATGAAATTGCCTAGCCCATGTTTCAACAACTTGTCTTGCTTTATTCATATGGAAAATGCACCAATGTGATAGAGCTAAATTGCATTAAGGATAACAACCACGTACTCAGACAACAAAGATAACAAGCATCGACAACATGTGCAAAAATAATGAGATATGCCAAAGCTCAAGATGCACAAGTATCACTAAGTTGTACTTGTAAATTAAAACTTACAAGAAAAGTATAATATCAACTAGACAATAAACAAAACAGTGATTATGGAATAGCAAAAGGATTCAAATTTGGCAGGGAAAATGCATTGGATATGTGGATTTTGAcaatggatttcaaaatcaatTAAGTTTTCCAAAGAAATGAGTTATGAGACAAGAGGGTGGTTAAATTGTCCCACAAAAGGAAATCTGGCTCGCTATGAAAGTTAGAACAGCCAGAAAAATTGTCTACAGTTCCTCTATGAAAAAGCTAAAAAGAACATTGATATCCATGTGATGTCAGCAAAAGGATACTCTCTATGCTTGCTTGAGAGCTATTGAGCTTGGCTAGCTTTTCCACTAAAATCTGTTGATTGAATGTACTTCCCATGATTCCAGCAAGAGTTGGTCCAACTTATACTGCACAATGCAGCCTTTAAACTGAGAAAACcttcaagcaaaacaaataaacatttagatatACAGTAACAGATTCCACCTGGTAAGACACCTAGAAGCACAGTATATCGACCAAAACAAAATTTCATGTCATCATAAGACTGAAGATTGGGAAACCTTGCATTTGCACATTGCATCTAGGAAAGCAACAGTCACGATCAAATTGTAACCATGGACAATATATCAACTATTCATCCCTCTAGCATCACATGCGAGAAATAGCATATAATATCATTTtgtgtctacaaatttagattACAAACAGTTCCTATGATAAATTACTTTTAAAACTTATAATGATTCAAGCACCCAAACCAGAGCGGAAGGATAATGCCTTCTCAAATTCACCTAAAACAAGAGCTTGTAATGAGCCTACGAAAACTagtaaaaaatgataaaaaaatataaatgttttaaatctAGTCAGGGATAGTGAAGAGGGATCTAGTCAGGGATAGTGAAGAAAATATAGAAAGTGAATTGACTCTGCATCTGGAGTTGGCTATTATGCCTCTACAAATCCCAGAAATGTAACACTTGTGTCCAGTGTGAGAATACAATAAATACCATACTTGTGTGCTAACTGGCAATAAGTAAGTGCCCAAGCCCAATGATTTCGGAGGAGAGAATACAGTCAAAACTTGATTCAGATGGCTACCTCTAATAAAGAATGAAAAATCCGTTATCCATAACTAGAAATTATTGGACGTAATGGTGATCTCTTTGCCTATGCACTTTAAACCGTTTGTGAAACTGATGAAAATATGGGGGATAGATGATTTGGTCACACTTTCCGATGATAGAGTAGGCCATTAGTTAGCCCTTGGGCCTGCTCATGGGCTACATGGTCGGATAGCGTCTTCATCTTTGGGCTATAGGTTTAGAAGCAGATGTGCGCAAATAAGATTAGCTCTAGATGTTTCTAGATGCGAGCGCTTCTGTACAAATGCGATGCAAGATTCCTGAAATTGGTTTTGACGTTTTGTTTGCCTATTACGTACTTCTATTTCCTTTGACGACCGATATATGGCCCGGTGCCTAACATGTAATGATTATGAAATGAATGACCGACAAGTTTCCCTTAATGAATGATAAGTAAAATCTTCGTTGTCCATACCAATAACGGTATTCCCAAATAGACTGCGCACTACAATCTACAGTTTGGCAATAACTCCTAGACCAAAATGACAACgtaaaaaacaaagaacaatcATTGTGCCGATTCCAATTTTCTACGCCAATTCACACAATCGGCAGTATCTCTTCCTAATTTTGCTACACCTGATACTCACTCGTGGTATCTACAAACCACCAAACATCAAATGTGCTTGCTTATAAAGTTTCCATCTTCAAATCATTCGGCTACTCAACATTACTTACTCAATTAGTCAATGACGAATCAAactaaattaatcaattaactGACGGGAGTTTTAAAGAAACACTTCCGGCACTGTTCAcctttaacgaaacacttccaATACTGTTCACCTTTAacaaaaaacacatttttactctaaaaaaatcACTCCTGAttctattcacttacaacacatttttgtccttttgattaaaactcaaaattttcaagcccctatcattagttttcctttaactGAAACTACTAATCACAGATTCACAACagattaattagaaagaaaaaaaatgaacaaaatcaGCATCCAGccaaaacctaaatttttttcttccataATCTACATGTTATCCCTAACTTTTCCTGTCCAATTAAACCAGTTAATTCAAAATATTACtcaaaaattcagaaacaaacaaaaaaagattCTTCAAATATTGCCTGAGAGTAAAACTCTACAGCCCTAAAGTAGAATTAAGAAATAGAAAAcacaattaacaaaaataaactaaaaattgGAACCCTAGAGCTTGGAGTAGGTACCTCTTGCGTTGATAGGAATGCGGTggccagagaaaaaaaaaattcagcggCGGGTACAAGTAGCAATCTCGAGTTCGTCCATGAAGGATTGGGGGTAAGCTTACCCAGCTGAATTCGGACTCGGAAAACTCCGAAAGACGGAATCTTTTTATAGTTCAAGTTGTTCAAccgcttcttctccttctctctctcttgagttttcttttcttaccACCGTCGGGGATTTTTAAAGTTCCGAAAGCACCCTTGGCTTGCGGTGTTGGTGAGTTCTATGTTTAGGGGTTTTAGCCGGGAGAGTTGTCAACTGCACAAAAGTTATCCAGCCACGACGTCGTACTGGTTCGGACAATGTCTCACGTATGCTATGGTCTAAGGTTGTTTTTCACTTTCCGTATAATTTTGATAATGTGTAATTTATGTAGACTTTGCGCTGCTTTACAGTTTAACGTCAATAAATTTTCTTAAAAGTGAAATTTGTCATCGACTTTTTACCATATCGTAGTTTAATGAAAATTTAGTGCCAATATTATAAAACTTATGCTAAAATTATGAAGTGGCATAAAATTTATAGTGAGTCTCCTTAACACAGAGGAGGTGTTGAGGGAGAGCGAAAGATGCAGTCGCATAGGGCCCCCAAATTTTTTGTCCTAAtctaatatttatatgtaataatgttttgtatttaaaaattacTTTTGTTATGTAATAAcattctatatttaaaaattatttttgttaacactttaaaatttcattgtgcACTCCTTATAAACGTAATTTTTTCCTTTCTAACACCTTAAAAATGGTAttctttttttcaattttattatataataatgttatatattcaagtgaaactttaaagttagaattttttaagtttttttttcttgtttggttgtttaagattgaactgcttttgattatttagtgaacGTTATATTTGTAGCTCTTTGATATTTTTAAACTTGCAATTAGTTAGTGCTaaactttgttttgatttaagtgatCATTTTCTAGCGTCAATATATTGTCCTACATTTTTTAAAACTATCTTAATGAAGGGCCTTTCATAAATTTCGTATAGGGCCTCCAAAATCTTAGAGACAACCCCGCCTTAACGTTTCTCATATTTTATTGTTGTTTGTTATTAACTTATTATTGAGTTTTTATTCATGCGTTGCTAAATCACACAATAATGATCAGAAATGTTGAAATACCTTTATAAATCTTCTCGACCTCCGACATAAGGACCCTTTTTATCTGAGATTAATATTTACTATTTAGTGAAATTAAAGGAGGAATGACCTCATCAGTCGAATAAAAAACATAAGCAAAATATGATAAATTTACCATCATTAATTTATGCTTCCACAAATAAAATACACCCAATGACCATCAGCAATCTCGCTGACTGTTTACATAAAGTTTAGCAGCACTACACAAACGAATAATAATAAGATTACAACAAGTGACAATAATTTCGAAATACAAGAGCTTTAATACGAAAAAACAATTTCATGCTGCTGTTGTTGGATCTCTAGACATTCATCAGTTCTTCAAAGACATTCATGGCAGAAGCTGGAAGCCCCAGAAGCACGTTTATGTTCTTCTTTTCTGTTCCATTAGAAAGGAACAAGATCACTTCCTTCTCCGGCAATGCCACCGGGCCCGACAGCACAGGCTCTCCCCAACCAAAATCAGTCGTGTAGAACGACAGCCTAGACCAAGTCGTGATCAAGAGTGTGGAGGCCAACGAAGGCCTGGCTCGCGTCAGCTCGAAATAATCTATGGCAGATCTCATGTAACTGTCAGTGACCATCTTGATTGCATCTTGAACTAGTCCGACTGCATTTGACAGTGGCTTGTCCAGCAAGTCACCTGCCTGGCAGATGGAATTTGTCAGCACAATGCCGTTGCCAAAGTACCATTTTGGCAGCGGTGGGCTGAATTTAGGCCTCCCGTCAACAGCAAACATGAGCTTTATTTGTTGTTCAGGCAGCATATTTAGCGCTCTGGTCCGAGCTTTCCACACAAATGCAGAGAGGGCTTCGAATGTAGTGCAATTTTCAAGCGCCCCGTCTTCCCTGGCCTTcgttttgagtttttcaagCTTCTCACTGTTGAAACAGAAGGATCTGTATAGCATTTTTTCATCACAAAGGTCATTGTTGGTGCTAGAAGTGCCAGTAATCTCTGAGAATTCTTGATGCAGGTACTCTATCTTAGGTGGGTTTCGCGCTTTGAGTATGCTTCTGTCTAAAAACGGACGATCTGTCAATTGTAAACCTCTGGCGATTTTAGCCCACGAGTTCACGAATTCCATAGCGCCAATGCCATCAAACATACAATGATTCATGCACAGGCCAAGAGCAAATCCTCCACATTTGAATTTAGTCACCTAATGGAATGATCATTAATTTACAAACGTAATTTCAAGAGACGAGAAGTGAAATTGTATTGCAGAGATTTAGTCACAAACCTGAGCCACCAGAGGAGGAATCTCCAGCATGTTCTTTGCACCAGGAACATCATAAACCAGCTTCCCAAGAGTCTCGGGGTCCGGCTTTGTTATGTCTCCAATCTCTTCTATCGCGCAATCTGCTTCAGCCTCAACGAAAACAGCTCCTTCCCCGGTGCAATCCACAATGAGCTTTCCCTCCGCGCTGATTGCTAATCGTCCGGCGAGAGGGTAGTAGTGGACAAGAACCTTCTTCAAAGCATCCTTGATCACTTCCCCTGCCTTATCATTTCCCTTTGCATCCGACTTGAAGCAGTAAATAGTACGAACAGTCACCGCAATGTTCTGATCGAGGTTCGAGAGGAAGTACAAACCCTTCTCAGTTTCAACCGCAGGGGGAACCAGAGTTGGCTCTCCTTGCTTCACTCTCAGCTGGAATGCGTCGCCATTGGTGTTGTTGCTGTCCATTGCGGCAGAGTCTCCGAATTCAGCAACCTGAAAACACAGTAtcaaaaaatgcagaaaagaaGAAGCAAGATCATAAGGAATTTAGGACTCATTCGATACTGCTTCTTTAAGAAGCATTTGTGTTCATAAACGTTTGCTAGAAATACTTTTATTAGAAATACGAATTTTTTTTGTAGAGGAAAGCGCGCTTTTATGACTCCGAAACACTTTGTCATAAGCGCTTAGCCCTTCTCGTAGCAGTTCCAAACAAACCCTTAAAGTGAGTTATGAGAGAACAAACCATATGAGCAAGCTGATGAACGGAAAGGAGAGTTCTGAAAATAGCTGAAAGGAATGCTCAGAACTCGAATGAAGAACCCGAAAACTGATGAGGATCGGCAAAGGGAATGGCTTTCGAGGTTCCAGGAGGACTGGAGGAGCAGGATAGTTATAGAAAGGTGGAATTTCGCAACTTATCAATTGCGTTACTTGTTTTAGAAAAAGAAGGTAATGGTGAAAAGGGACAGGTAGTTGTGCCTGAAATCTGATGATCCAAATGTTTTCGGGCTACGAAATGAAACTGCAGAGGCTGTGTTTTTCATCTGGAAATAGAGTATAGGGCAGGAAGATGGGTGAGGGTAGGCCACTGGTACTGAAACCTAACACACCAGACAAGGAATCTAATGTCATAGGGGAGAAAGTGTGGGGGCTTTTTTGGTGGGGTTGGTATCCAAATTCTATAACTCCCTTTTGCTTTGGTTCCTCTTACTCCAAGTTTTTTCTTTGAATGAAGGAAATCACGACAGCGCAAACTTTAACTGAACACACAACGCAAACTCTAACTATTTTGTCATATGATTGATGTGATAATATCCTATTCTCAAACACGCTCTCACGGGTAGCCCCAAACGACGTCACAAAGGAAACCAATTCCCACATAGGAACTAGTCAAGTCATTATACCGAAACTAACGTAACTTTTTGAAAGCCCAATCATCATTCAGAGACTAAAGCCAACGCAACTTTTCGAGTGCCCAGTCATTCAGAAGGCTAACTAATTAAGGAGGCAAATTTAAGCCTAGTAAATTGGGCCGAATATGTGTCGAAAAATAACCTGGTCCACCAATAACACCAATACTATTCCAATTTAACCATCATTATTAGGCGTtcggttttatcacaaaagacatTCGGTGGTTTAGGGGTAAAAACTcccatatattaattgtatattattttacCATAAGACTGATGCAGGATCCCATTCTCCAACAATTACAAGTTATCACATAATAATGTCCTAACCTTTGCTTCCCAGCTCTCACgtttttgtagtttttttttgggCGGGACTCGTGACTCGTAATTCCTGCGATCATTGCGGTGGAAATGGCACAGTAACAGTGAGGTTGATTTTCAACAGACAGCGACATGCTTTAGAACTTTGAAGACCATGGAGGGAGATAGAGACAAGGGTGTATAAAAAGTGTCGCAGACGAATAAATTGTACTGGAAACAGAGTCGGAGATACAAAATAATCGCTACAATTTTACGGTATACATTTCCAGCCATACGGATACAACAAACTCTTTGCACCAGGCTTATAGATAGCTAGCAAAATGGTTACTCAAAAGTCAAAACACCATTCCTATAGGTTCCTCAAAACACCAATTGATATTTCAATTTCTTGGGCACACATGGTTTTACTTGTCACTCTTCGATTCCAACTACTGAAAACAGCTAAGCAGGTGGCACACTGACCTCAAAAAAGTCATGCCTGACCACACTTGCTTAGACAAGCAACTCCTTCTTCTAGATAATCCTCCCTCGTGATCCAAAATTCAGGAGCGTCCTGCATGTGTTAACCACCACATTGAAATTTTCTTAGACCACTTGCAGTTACCCACTCCAATGTGGGGAATTGATGACATCGTATGGAAACTCGATCTAAGAGATAGAGAGAACAAGCAATGACATGTACCTTCATAATTCCTGCAAGGACTGCACCACCTAGATACACCATGTGCTTTCTTCGTGGAGGATCTTCAATTCGCAATCGCAATTTCTGTTCAACCCAAACTTTGGAGAATGAGAAACAGAACAAATGAGCTCAGTCGATTATGTCACATTCAACTTGATGACATTCTTTCTAATCACTAAAGTTTTGATATCAATCAGGATATCCCGACCTAACCATAGTCAGTTTGGTACTACTTCAATACCAACACAATACACATGCTATGTTCCGACTGTTTCATAATTTTTCCAAAAGCTCGGTTTGTTCTCTTTCTTATCCATGAAACACAAAACTCTTATCTTACCTTCAGCCCATCTTTGTTACCCTTCAAAACAACGTCAAGATAGCGGTCCAGTATTTCTTTCTCCAAACTGAAGAAACACCATATCTAATATCAGAACATTATCAATTCCTAAACTAAATTTTAACAAGAAAACAGAATGCCTATAGGATGAAAATAATTCATACAGTTTTTGATGTAAAAGGGTAAATTTAATTTCAAGCTTAATTACTAAACATACAGAAATCTGACATCCCCTTGTCAGATATAACTGGAAAAAACTACTTCAAATAAGAAATTTATAATCCAAGTGATACAATGAAGGGTAAGACATTACCGACTGGGTAATCCAGGATACATTGTGCTCCCTCCACTTAAAACAATATGCTGGTAGAGCTGCAACAAAGGCAAAAAGATCATACAATCAATGACAGGAAgtcaaatgaataaaggaatAATCAATGTCAATTTGCAATGGGATTCATATAGGTACCATCATCCTGTTGTCAATATCCATTTCCTGAATGCAGCGGAATACCATGTCAGCCATCCCATCACCTTCAACATCTATAAGTTCCTGTACAAGGAAAATCTTACAAGAATTCAAAGCCTTGAACCTGTTATACACCCAGCATTGTAGGTGTTACTATCACTTTGAAGAGGTGCAAATTCCTTTTAGTATTATATGTAACAAAATGATAATTGATTTAACAGGAGACTAGACTGAAAACATTTGAGCAATTTAATTGACTACAGAAAAGTTTAAATAACCAACATCAAGAAAATAACACAGGACACTTGAAAGTTACAGGAGTGAAAAGCGCCTCAGGAGCCTGGAACCTTTCGGTGCCAACTTTAATCACCCTTCCATCTGGCAGCTGAATAAACCATCATATATCAGAGAATTAGcatcaaaatatatataactcTTGATTAAAACTATAACGATATAATAAAAGAGGGAACCAAAGAGAAAAATGACAGACAAAAATGAAGAATCaccaaaataagaagaaaaaaattactgCCATTAGAGCAAAGAAAGCGTGACATACAAAAAGCATAGGCAAATAAAAGATGAACTTATAATATGGCCACCCCTGATTATGTCTTTTCCGTCAAACCATGCATAGAAGAATTGGATATCTAATGAGATGCTACGGAAACTAACTTACAGTGTAGTTTTTTACAAGTATGGTGGTCTCAAGTCCCAACTGATACTCCCTTTTGTAATCATAACTGCATCAAATTGGATACATAATTCATGAAACTAATAATTTTCACAACATTCCGCACCAAAAACAAAATGTTCCATAGCACAAGAATATAGGTTTTGTTTACCTAATATAGCAGAGCTTCTCCTTGATTTCCCTAACAGTCTCAAAATCAGCTGTCCTATTCATTGAATACCTTCACGAATAAAGTTACAATCCTCAGTCAAATGAAAGTTTCACTTAACACACCAAAGATAGTGCAAACCATATTGATCTTACTAAAATATAAGCAAATGGTTCTCACCCCCTCCGTGAGAGCAAATCAACAAGATATGATGTTATGTGCCGGCCAGCTACATTCATTCGCTTCGTAAGATGAGGAAATGAGTAGCCATCAACAACTGGAACCTAGAAAGttgagaaaattaattaaaagttgatATAGAGTTTGATTTCCCTTCAATGGTTTTCATTACTGTGCAATATCCAAGAACTAATCAGCTCAAACATATAACTGTAGAGTGAGTGATACACTATGCAAGCTGTTCCCAGTACTCTTAATACAAAACATAGAAGTTTTGTTTGAGGAATTTACCACATGTGTAACACCATCACCACAGTCAATAACTAATCCGGTTAGCAAGCctgtaaaaaaaaacaaggaaacaatGAAGCCCATGACCCAGAAAAAGTAAAACTTAATGTAATTCTGTTCCAACATATAATTCTGGGAAATGAGAATAAGTGCTTTTTCCAAGAATTTGAAAGTGCAACAGTAAAAAAGACACTTGTTTGTAGAAAAAACACGAAGAAAACGAAAAAGGtagaaacaaaagaagttttttttgggagggggggggggatgTGTAAAAACAACATCACAAGCATTTAACctttaattatctctataaGCACCTTGAGCATACAATGTTAGAACAGCTTGAATTTGAATGAAGACACCAGCAAAATTGTACTTCTCAAACATGGTCTCAACCTGAAATGTTGAACAGCCCCAAATCATGAGCCAACAATGCCACAATTCCCGATATTTATTATCATACAGATATGattaccaaaacaaaaaagataccATTTTTTCACGGTTCTTTGTAGGATTAAGAGGCGGGTCTGTGAGTAAAATCTGACACTCGGTAGGATCTATCTGTCGACCAAAAGTACACAACAGAGCATTAACAACCTCGAATGAAACTATACCGTCGAAATTCACAATCAAAGGCAGCCAGAGTTTACCTTTAGCTCACTGTAAAATGCATGGTCCCAGACATGACCCATATCATCCCAGTTTTGCACAATGCCATTGTTAACCGGGTAATTTATATCCAGTTGATGCCGAAATTCCGCGCAAGCTTCTCCAACAATGACATCCTAAACTCATTTATAAAATTTACAAGAAAAAAATGCTCTCTGAACCAATCACTAAATCACGAGCTAATAAGGATTATGAattgtgttaaaaaaataactaaaagtaTTAACCTTTATTTCTTGTTCCATAAGTGATTCCTCATATCGAAGCAGTGGCCTTCCAACTACGCAAGGGAATACCGAGGTGGGGAAATTCTCTCCAGCAAATCCACATTTCACATACTGCAAACTCAATCAAACGAAattaacaaaacccaaaaattaaattatgatttaacACCTGCGGATCCAAAACAGAGGTCAAAATTTGCTGGATCGTTGAAACCCTTAGACACAGATTAGAATACAAGTGCTTTTTTTGTAAGTGCTTTTCCTTGTGTGTGAGGGAAAGCAGGAAAGCTAGATAGAGGAGAGGAGTGTACCCCGGTACCATTGTCGCACACGACGACGTTTCGACTGTTCATGTTCAGCTGCTGCTGATGAGAGTTTGTTGCTGCTGGTTTCCTCTACTGCATTTCTTCAACCTGAAGTTCGTTCAACTGCAGGAGAGAGAGAAGTCGTGTTGGTAGGAAAAACAAGGAAGAAGGAAAGATGTTATGGGCCTTGGGTCCTATAAATTGGGCCATCGGCCCACAAGGCATCGCATAACTCAACTGAAAGCCCAGCCCGTACAGTCACTGTTAGTTAATATATAAATCGTGAGCCTTTCTTCTAGGGTTTACGCCGTTTGAAGAGTTTCAGAGCTACCAAGCAGGTCGAAGCAGCAGCCTCCGAAAATGGTGAGTATCCGCTCCCTCACCGTCTTCCTCCGCCTCCCATTCCACCTCCGTCGCATTGGAACTTCCATTAATCTTCACTGTCTTGATTCTCTTCTcacattttcatttgttttactCAGGCCCCCAAAAGAGGCGTAAAAGCTCCAGTCGCAGCTTCCAAGAAGAAGACGGTATGTATCTTCTGTgtcaatatatatgtgtgtatatatattgatgATTTTGCGATTCGCTTCTATGGTGATTGTGATGGGTGGTGCTGTGTGGTGGTTTTATAGGACAAGGTTGTAAACCCGCTGTTCGAGAAGCGCCCAAAGCAGTTCGGTATCGGAGGGGCATTGCCACCGAAGAGGGATCTGACCCGGTTCGTGAAATGGCCCAAGGTGGTTCagattcagaggaagaagaggatcCTCAAGCAGAGGTTGAAGGTT is a genomic window of Malus domestica chromosome 09, GDT2T_hap1 containing:
- the LOC103442115 gene encoding actin-related protein 2 isoform X1, translated to MNSRNVVVCDNGTGYVKCGFAGENFPTSVFPCVVGRPLLRYEESLMEQEIKDVIVGEACAEFRHQLDINYPVNNGIVQNWDDMGHVWDHAFYSELKIDPTECQILLTDPPLNPTKNREKMVETMFEKYNFAGVFIQIQAVLTLYAQGLLTGLVIDCGDGVTHVVPVVDGYSFPHLTKRMNVAGRHITSYLVDLLSRRGYSMNRTADFETVREIKEKLCYISYDYKREYQLGLETTILVKNYTLPDGRVIKVGTERFQAPEALFTPIFLVQELIDVEGDGMADMVFRCIQEMDIDNRMMLYQHIVLSGGSTMYPGLPSRLEKEILDRYLDVVLKGNKDGLKKLRLRIEDPPRRKHMVYLGGAVLAGIMKDAPEFWITREDYLEEGVACLSKCGQA
- the LOC103442115 gene encoding actin-related protein 2 isoform X4, coding for MNSRNVVVCDNGTGYVKCGFAGENFPTSVFPCVVGRPLLRYEESLMEQEIKDVIVGEACAEFRHQLDINYPVNNGIVQNWDDMGHVWDHAFYSELKIDPTECQILLTDPPLNPTKNREKMVETMFEKYNFAGVFIQIQAVLTLYAQGLLTGLVIDCGDGVTHVVPVVDGYSFPHLTKRMNVAGRHITSYLVDLLSRRGYSMNRTADFETVREIKEKLCYISYDYKREYQLGLETTILVKNYTLPDGRVIKVGTERFQAPEALFTPELIDVEGDGMADMVFRCIQEMDIDNRMMLYQHIVLSGGSTMYPGLPSRLEKEILDRYLDVVLKGNKDGLKFGLNRNCDCELKILHEESTWCI
- the LOC103442115 gene encoding actin-related protein 2 isoform X3; translation: MNSRNVVVCDNGTGYVKCGFAGENFPTSVFPCVVGRPLLRYEESLMEQEIKDVIVGEACAEFRHQLDINYPVNNGIVQNWDDMGHVWDHAFYSELKIDPTECQILLTDPPLNPTKNREKMVETMFEKYNFAGVFIQIQAVLTLYAQGLLTGLVIDCGDGVTHVVPVVDGYSFPHLTKRMNVAGRHITSYLVDLLSRRGYSMNRTADFETVREIKEKLCYISYDYKREYQLGLETTILVKNYTLPDGRVIKVGTERFQAPEALFTPIFLVQELIDVEGDGMADMVFRCIQEMDIDNRMMLYQHIVLSGGSTMYPGLPSRLEKEILDRYLDVVLKGNKDGLKFGLNRNCDCELKILHEESTWCI
- the LOC103442116 gene encoding omega-hydroxypalmitate O-feruloyl transferase-like encodes the protein MVAEFGDSAAMDSNNTNGDAFQLRVKQGEPTLVPPAVETEKGLYFLSNLDQNIAVTVRTIYCFKSDAKGNDKAGEVIKDALKKVLVHYYPLAGRLAISAEGKLIVDCTGEGAVFVEAEADCAIEEIGDITKPDPETLGKLVYDVPGAKNMLEIPPLVAQVTKFKCGGFALGLCMNHCMFDGIGAMEFVNSWAKIARGLQLTDRPFLDRSILKARNPPKIEYLHQEFSEITGTSSTNNDLCDEKMLYRSFCFNSEKLEKLKTKAREDGALENCTTFEALSAFVWKARTRALNMLPEQQIKLMFAVDGRPKFSPPLPKWYFGNGIVLTNSICQAGDLLDKPLSNAVGLVQDAIKMVTDSYMRSAIDYFELTRARPSLASTLLITTWSRLSFYTTDFGWGEPVLSGPVALPEKEVILFLSNGTEKKNINVLLGLPASAMNVFEELMNV
- the LOC103442115 gene encoding actin-related protein 2 isoform X2 — protein: MNSRNVVVCDNGTGYVKCGFAGENFPTSVFPCVVGRPLLRYEESLMEQEIKDVIVGEACAEFRHQLDINYPVNNGIVQNWDDMGHVWDHAFYSELKIDPTECQILLTDPPLNPTKNREKMVETMFEKYNFAGVFIQIQAVLTLYAQGLLTGLVIDCGDGVTHVVPVVDGYSFPHLTKRMNVAGRHITSYLVDLLSRRGYSMNRTADFETVREIKEKLCYISYDYKREYQLGLETTILVKNYTLPDGRVIKVGTERFQAPEALFTPELIDVEGDGMADMVFRCIQEMDIDNRMMLYQHIVLSGGSTMYPGLPSRLEKEILDRYLDVVLKGNKDGLKKLRLRIEDPPRRKHMVYLGGAVLAGIMKDAPEFWITREDYLEEGVACLSKCGQA